A part of Arachis hypogaea cultivar Tifrunner chromosome 12, arahy.Tifrunner.gnm2.J5K5, whole genome shotgun sequence genomic DNA contains:
- the LOC112728345 gene encoding geraniol 8-hydroxylase, translated as MNYLLLLLLAFLACASIHVLIIFILGTKKSKSSKDPPGPNPFPIIGNILELGNQPHQSLAKLSQNYGPIMSLNLGSIKTIVISSPKLAKEILHKHDLILSNRTIPDTIRALDHHIFSMVWMPPTNQWRILRRACANKVFSPQLLDSTQILRQKKVQELLDFVNEKSEKGETLDIGEATFITVLNSISNTFFSMDLGHYNSSNKPQEFKDIFFGIMKEAGRPNVVDFFPMLRKLDPQGARARMNKYFGKLIDFFDGLVEERLGRERKLSNDVLDSLLEVMMEDNSQVTRPHLLHLFLDLFVAGTDTTSSTIEWAMSELLCNPEKLEKVRKELQQVIGKDEQQQFEESHITKLPYLRAVVKETFRLHPPIPLLVPHKSEDNVEICGFMVPKDAQILVNVWAMGRDSSIWRNPNEFSPERFLENDVDFKGQDFELIPFGAGRRICPGLPLASRTIHIVLASLLYNYDWKLANGKKKEDIDMTETYGITLHKAQPLQVIPIHA; from the exons ATGAACTACCTACTACTTCTTCTACTTGCTTTCTTAGCTTGTGCAAGCATTCATGTTCTAATAATCTTCATCTTAGGCACCAAAAAATCCAAATCCTCTAAGGATCCACCAGGGCCTAACCCTTTTCCAATCATAGGAAACATCTTAGAACTTGGTAACCAACCTCACCAATCACTTGCTAAGCTTTCTCAAAATTATGGACCCATAATGAGCCTAAATCTTGGTAGCATAAAAACTATAGTTATATCCTCGCCAAAATTAGCTAAAGAAATTCTCCATAAACATGACCTAATCCTCTCTAATAGAACAATCCCAGATACTATTAGAGCCCTTGATCATCACATATTTTCAATGGTGTGGATGCCACCTACAAATCAATGGAGAATTCTAAGGAGAGCTTGTGCTAACAAAGTGTTCTCACCCCAACTTCTTGATTCTACACAAATTCTTCGTCAAAAGAAGGTGCAAGAATTGTTGGATTTTGTGAatgaaaaaagtgaaaaaggcGAAACTTTAGATATCGGTGAAGCTACTTTTATAACCGTGCTTAATTCTATATCAAACACTTTTTTTTCTATGGATTTGGGTCATTACAATAGTTCTAATAAGCCACAAGAGTTCAAGGACATATTTTTTGGTATTATGAAAGAAGCTGGAAGGCCTAATGTTGTGGATTTTTTCCCAATGCTTCGCAAGCTTGATCCACAAGGTGCACGTGCAAGGATGAACAAGTATTTTGGAAAGTTGATTGATTTTTTTGATGGTCTTGTTGAAGAAAGGTTAGGAAGGGAAAGGAAATTATCTAACGATGTGTTAGATTCTTTGTTGGAAGTCATGATGGAAGACAACTCACAAGTTACCCGCCCTCATTTATTGCATTTATTTTTG GATCTATTTGTGGCTGGAACAGACACAACATCAAGTACAATAGAATGGGCAATGTCAGAATTGTTATGCAACCCAGAAAAACTAGAAAAAGTTAGAAAAGAGCTTCAACAAGTGATTGGCAAAGATGAACAACAACAATTTGAAGAATCACATATCACAAAACTTCCATACCTAAGAGCAGTGGTGAAGGAAACTTTTAGGTTGCACCCACCAATCCCACTTTTGGTGCCACATAAATCAGAAGACAATGTTGAAATATGTGGTTTCATGGTACCTAAAGATGCACAAATTCTTGTTAATGTTTGGGCTATGGGAAGAGATTCAAGTATTTGGAGAAACCCAAATGAATTTTCACCTGAAAGATTCTTGGAAAATGATGTTGATTTTAAGGGCCAAGATTTTGAGTTAATTCCATTTGGTGCTGGAAGAAGAATTTGTCCTGGATTACCATTGGCTTCTAGAACCATCCACATTGTTTTAGCCTCTCTTCTATATAACTATGATTGGAAGCTTGCTAATGGGAAAAAGAAAGAGGACATTGACATGACTGAGACATATGGGATTACTCTACATAAGGCTCAACCTCTTCAAGTTATACCAATCCATGCATAA